The Drosophila nasuta strain 15112-1781.00 chromosome 2R, ASM2355853v1, whole genome shotgun sequence genome segment aaacaaagctaattcacaaattatttaataacagAATATTAATACCGAACtccaaatataaaatgcagaCGTCTTATCcgaaattacaataaattagaAAGTCATTGTTATTACGACAAAGCTTCTTTCGCGTATATTCAAACCCATaaacataatttcatttcataccTTAGCTTTGACCACTAAccatataatacaatataatataatgatcGCGTCTTTGCTTTAAGCTTTTAGAATATCATAGCTGACTTGCACCATAAGACTCAGCTCTAATTTAGAAAACCGATAAAGCGGTTGCACtatatcatttttataattctatatatatatacatatatttttgttctttcgcatataaaaataataattttccgCCTCGTTCTTTTATTAAGTgattaacaaaaaattaataaaaacaaataataagtaaattttctAACAATGTATATTCTCTTATAAATGAGGTTCTTCGATGCCTTTAGTTAGAATTGGTTGTGACGATAAAACAATTTCCATTCTGGCTGATGTTGTGGACACACCACTTTGTGACTTTTTAACTTTGGTATTTCCGATACGAagtctaaaataaaaataattattgtattatacTCAACATTTTCCCTTTAATAAAAACACTCACCGATTAGCCAACGCTTTCAACACATctcttttcaaaattgttgctacaaataaaatgataccTTGACCACAAGAAATCACATCAATAAACTGCATTGATATGTCGAACATTTGTCCAAAATAGGAAATGATTTCAAGTATCCAGAAGACGCCCATAATGACAAAGAGCCGGAAAAATGTTCCAAAACTAAcgtaaaaaaaagtgaatggTATAATTAAGAGCAAGAGAAATAGGGTACTTAGTCAGAGTCCTCAAATTTCGTTGACGGTCCGATTGGGTTAGCTGACGTCTATTGGTCCTATTTTGAAAGAATATCTTAGAGGCGGTAATAATAAATAGCGTTGTGTTGAATGTTAAGTAAATACTAATTGGACCATAATAGTAGATTATCGACGACCAAGCTGAGGCtatataattaatacaaacaaaattgtaaagattaaacaatttttaaattagtatCTTACTGTCaatccaacaaaaatattctcCGACATTAGGTGACCAGTTTGAATTTCCAATTACAAAATCAGCAAAAAGTGTTAATAAAAGTTGTACTGCTGCAACGCCCCAAACAAAGAtgttatatttgtaaaattttgaCCCGTGACTTATCCCAATGTTGTTAAATGTTTTCCATAAATCATAGTTTATAATTAAAAGCCAGAGAAACGTGGAAATTGTAATGTAGTACCCAATATATCCTATGATAtagtgaatattttaaattaatggtatagttaaaattttaaattaatgaaaaattattcATCCTCAATTATACCTGTTAGTTTGCACAATAATACTTGATTTGACTTTATCCAATCAAATCTTATCATAACAATAAGTATAAAAGTTAGAGTCAGGCACCCAAAATAACATAAGCAGCATTGTCGATAAACACCTTTAAAACATGGCAATAGcagatatacaaatataaccATAATATAGAAGAATATCGATACAGATTGGACtggaaaaaaatagaattttaaagaCAGCTCAGTTATAAgaaatttttttcatatgtATTACAGAAAATTCGTTCATTTGAAAagataataaattgtatactTACTATATGCGTTAGTAAGGTCAGGGGGAATTAGGCAATGATGCGGTACAAGCCTGTAAGTATTCTGAAATTTTTGAGGCTGTAAGCAATAATCCGCTTTTGAAAGTTGAGCGCCATCGAAATGCCTCAGAAGAATGCCATCCTAATGAAAAATttgcttattaaaataaaggtTTAAAGTTAGTTTGTTAAGCTTATACCTCAAACAAAGTCCACTCGTGATTTGGATTGTCAGGGTTAAGGGGTAAATGATCGTCACAAGGTACAGGAAGATGTTGCACCATCAACTTCAAGACATTAACATGTTTAATTTGAGTTTCATTATAAGTTATGTTTAAAAAAAGGGTTGTAATGTAAATTCTGGTCGACATTTCCGCATTCTCGTTTATCCTGCACAAGAGTTTGATTTGGGTTACAACAAAACCGAATGCAGGTCTTTATATGGCAAATGCATCCCCTTATGTGGTTGGGAATTATTTCAGTTTTCCCATTAAATAGAATTTGGTAGTTGTATTCTCCAGTTTCTTCCTTTGGTATTATTATATCTTCGTATAGGTAAGACccattttcaaatttcctGCTGTATGTCAGATCGACGGTATCCAAATAATCACATTTTTCAATACGCCCTAATGTCTCAGCTATAAATACACTGAGTATAACAAAAGCCCGTATCACATTCTTCATTTCACAGAAGATAAGCTTTCAAAATTCCACAAGAAATAAACTGTTCAATGTTTTAATGTGAGCACAACGTATTTTAGTACCATATACAATCATTGAAGTAACACAATAAACTGAGATTCAATTCTTTACttacttaatattatattattccacagtttttcaaaattgattactcacacttttatttttaacaagtaagaaagttacagtcgagtgtgctcgactgtgagatacccactacccattttgaataaaaatattgcggtattttttaaaaaatataccaaaaattcaaatatactaaaaatatatcaaactgtatattttttatatcgatatagtaccacattcaaaatataccatagacgggttttcccatacaaaagtatttctttaataacttgcACTATTTTTATCGCAATCACATTTTCagaaatactatagttattattgtatacactaAAATTCACAGctgtagctttaaaattacgcttgttattcgattttattgatttgcgggggcggaaatgggcgtggcaaaacttttaaaacaaacttgatctgcgtgcaaacataacaaatgctgtcgaaaaaaattatagcctatctcttatagtctctgagatttagGTGTAGGtaggacggacggacagacacacaaacggacagacggacatggctagattgtctcggctgttgatgctgatcaagaatatatatactttatagggtcggagatgcctccttctacctgctacatacatttgctgccggcacaaagttatactacccttctaccctatgggtagaaGTGTTTTATACATTCGTattcaaatgtaaatatacttatattcAAACCGCAAAGTACATATGGAATAAAGTATTACCTTCTTGGACAACAATCAAATAATTGCTTTATGTTTCac includes the following:
- the LOC132785691 gene encoding probable G-protein coupled receptor Mth-like 11, translating into MVQHLPVPCDDHLPLNPDNPNHEWTLFEDGILLRHFDGAQLSKADYCLQPQKFQNTYRLVPHHCLIPPDLTNAYIQSVSIFFYIMVIFVYLLLPCFKGVYRQCCLCYFGCLTLTFILIVMIRFDWIKSNQVLLCKLTGYIGYYITISTFLWLLIINYDLWKTFNNIGISHGSKFYKYNIFVWGVAAVQLLLTLFADFVIGNSNWSPNVGEYFCWIDTSAWSSIIYYYGPISIYLTFNTTLFIITASKIFFQNRTNRRQLTQSDRQRNLRTLTNFGTFFRLFVIMGVFWILEIISYFGQMFDISMQFIDVISCGQGIILFVATILKRDVLKALANRLRIGNTKVKKSQSGVSTTSARMEIVLSSQPILTKGIEEPHL